GCGCCTTCCTGGGCCTCTCCTACTTCTCACCCTTGGCAGGTGGATGGCTGGGCGACCGCATCCTGGGGCGCGTGGGCACCGTGCGCACCGGCGCCGTGCTGATGACGCTGGGCTATGCCAGTCTGGGCTGCTCCTCGCGCACAGCCATCGCGCCCTTCTTCGTGGGGCTGGTGCTGGTGGGGGTGGGCGCGGGCATCCTCAAGGCGAACCTCTCGGTCCTGGTGGGCGGGCTCTACGAAGAGCAGCCCCACCTGCGCGACGCGGGCTACAACATCTACTACATGGGCATCAACATCGGCGCGGCGGTGGCGCCCCTGGTGGCCACGGCCATGGCGGTGCGCTTCGGCAGCTACCGCATCTCCTTCTGGATCGCCTCCGTCGGGATGATCCTGGCCCAGGTCTTCTTCCTCCAGGGTCGGCGGCACTTCCCGGAGGGCGCTGCCACCGCCGCACAGGCTGGAACAGCCGAGCCCGAGATGCCGCGGGCGGAGTCCCGCCGCCGCCTGCTGGCGCTGGGCGGGCTCTTCCTGGTGGCCATGTTCTTCTGGACGGCCTTCTACCAGAACGGCTTTGCGATGACGCTCTTCGCGCAGCGCTCCACTCGCGCCTACCGCTGGCTGCGCCCAGAGACCTACCAGTTCTTCCAGCCCGCCTTCATCCTGGTGGCCACGCCGCCCCTGCTGGCCCTGTTCGCCTGGCTGAAGCGCCGGGACCGTGAGCCCTCCACGCCCGGCAAGATCCTCTCCGGCATGCTCATCATGGGCGGCTCCATGCTCGTGATGGCCCTGGCCAGCCGTCTCGGCGGCAACCTGGATCAGCCCCTCATGTCACCGGGCTGGCTCATCGGCGCCTACGGCATCATCACCCTGGCCGAGGTGCTCATCTCGCCCATGGGCCTCTCCTTCGTGTCGAAGGTGGCGCCGCCGCGCTACCGCGGCCTCATGATGGGCGGCTGGTTCGCGGCCACGGCGCTGGGTTCGTACGGATCGGGCTTCCTGGGCCGCAGCTACGGGCGCTTCCCCCACGACCACTATTACCTGCTGCTGGCGGGCCTGCTGGGCTTCTCGGCCTTCCTAACGGTGCTGATGTTCAAGCGGCTGCGCAGCTTCGACGGGACGGAGGCGCCATGAGTGCAGGCGCCGTCCCGGTGCCCGCGGAGAAGGGCCGGATCTTCAACCTCCAGCGCTATTCGCTCCAGGATGGGCCAGGCCTCCGCACCACGGTGTTCCTGAAGGGCTGCCCGCTGGCCTGCGCCTGGTGCCACAACCCTGAGAGCCAATCGCCAGCGCCGAAGCTCATCACGCAGGAGAGCCGCTGCATTGCCTGCGGCACCTGCCTGGACGCGCTGAGGCCCGGCGAGCTGCCTGAGGACCGGCCAGAGCAGTGCGTGGATCTCTGCCCCACGGGCGCCCGCCAGCTGCTGGGCCGTGAGGTGACGGTGGACGAGCTGATGGAGGAGCTGCTAAGGGATCGCCTCTTCTTCGACCAGTCCGGCGGCGGCGTCACGCTGTCCGGCGGTGAGCCGCTGATGCAGCCGGGCTTCGTGCTGAGCACCCTCGAGGCGCTGCGTCAGCGCGGCGTCCACACCGCGCTCGATACGTGCGGCCTGGGACGGCGGGAAGACCTGCTGGCCGCCGCTGCGCTGGCCGATGTGGTGCTCTTCGACCTCAAGCACATGGATGACGCCCAGCACCGCCACTGGACCGGTGCCGGGAACGCCGCCATCCTCGCCAACCTCGAAGCGTTGAGTCAGGTCCACGGTGGCATTTGGATTCGCGTGCCGGTGATCCCGGGGGTCAATGACGACCTCGCCAACCTGGAGGCCACGGCCCGCTTCGTGGCGGGGCTTCCGGGTGTGCGGCGCCTGGACCTGCTGCCCTATCACAGCACGGGCGCGGCCAAGTTCCGCCGCCTGGGCATGGACTACACCCTGGAACAGGTCGAGCCGCCCACGCCGGAGCGCATGGCTGGTCTTGCGGCACTGTTCCAGGCCCACGGCATCACCGCCACCCTTGGAGGCAACCCATGAACGAACGCACCGCACGGCTCCGCCAGGAAAGCCTCGACGCCGTTCCCTCCCTCAGCTCCGAGCGAGCTGAGCTGATCACCGCCTTCTACCGGCAAAACCTGGGGAAATACGCCATTCCCGTGATGCGGGCGCGGGCCTTCCACCACATCTGCCGCTTCAAGACCGTGTGGATCGGCGCGGGCGAGCTCATCGTGGGCGAGCGCGGACCCCGCCCCAAGGCCGTGCCCACCTATCCTGAGCTCACCTGCCACACGGCGGAGGATCTGCGCATCCTCGACACGCGCCCCATGACCCGCTACCGCGTGGCGCCGGAGATGATCGAGGTCTACGAGCAGGAGATCATCCCCTACTGGCAGGGACGGAGCCTGCGGGACCAGCTCTTCGAGGCGCTGCCCGCGGAGTGGCACGCGGCCTACGAGGCGGGAGCCTTCACCGAATTCATGGAACAGCGGGCGCCCGGCCACACGGTGCTGGACGACAAGATCTACGGCAAGGGCCTGCGCGATTTCCAGGCGGACATCGCCTGCTCGCTGGCGCTGCTGGATTTCGAGAAGGACCCGGAAGCCCAGGACAAGCGGGCCCAGCTGGAGGCCATGGCCATCTCCTGCGATGCCTTGATCCTCCTCGCAGAGCGCCATGCCGACGAGGCCGAACACCTGGCCGCGCAGGAGGCCGACCCCCTTCGCGCCGGGGAACTGCGGCGCATCGCCCAGGTCTGCCGCCGCGTGCCGGCCCAGGCGCCCCGAGACTTCCAGGAGGCCCTGCAGTACTACTGGTTCTGTCACCAGGGTGTGATCACCGAGCTGAACGGCTGGGATGCCTTCAGCCCCGGCCACCTGGACCAGCACCTCTGGCCCTTCTACCAGCAGGGGCTCCGCGAGGGCAGCCTCACGAAGGAGGCGGCGCGGGAGCTGCTGGAGTGCTTCTTCGTGAAGTTCAACAACCACACCTCGCCCTCCAAGGTCGGCGTGACCGCTGCCGAGAGCGGTACCTACACGGACTTCGCCAACCTCAACCTGGGCGGCCTCCGCCCCGACGGCAGCGACGGCAGCAACGAGCTGACGGACCTGCTGCTGGACATCATCGACGAGATGCACCTGCTGCAGCCCAGCAGCAACATGCAGGTCTCGCGCAAGACGCCGGATGCCACCCTCAAGCACGCCCTGCGGGTGATCCGCAACGGCTATGGTTTCCCCTCGCTCTTCAACGCCGATGCCGTGGTGGAGGAGCAGCTGCGCCAGGGCAAGACCCTGGAGGATGCCCGCGCCGGGGGCTGCTCAGGCTGCGTGGAGGTGGGCGCCTTCGGCAAGGAGGCCTACATCCTCACGGGCTACTTCAACCTCTCCAAGATGCTGGAGCTAGCCCTGCACAACGGCTTCGATCCCCGCCTGGGCCGCCAGCTGGGCCCGCAGACGGGCGAGGCCACGACCTTCCAGAGCTTCGAGGACCTGCTTCGGGCCTTCGAAACACAGACCCGCCACTTCCTCGACATCAAGATCCGCGGCAACCAGATCATCGAGCGGCTCTACGCCACCCGCATGCCCGCGCCCTTCCTCTCGGTGCTCACGGATGACTGCATCAAGGCGGGCAAGGACTACAACGCGGGCGGCGCCCGCTACAACAACACCTTCATCCAGGCCGTGGGCATCGGCAGCGTCACGGATAGTCTGGCGGCCCTCCAGCAGGTGGTCTTCGAGCGGGGCGACCTGGCTCTGCCGCAGCTGGTGGCGGTTCTGGATCGCGACTTCTCCGGCGACGAGGTGCTGCGTCAGCGCCTGCTGAACAAGACGCCCAAGTACGGCAACGATGACGATGCTGCGGATGAGGTGATGGTCCGCGTCTTCCGCTTCCTCTTCCAGGCCATCGACGGTCGACCCAACGGCAAGGGTGGCGCCTACCGGCTGGAGATGCTGCCCACCACCTGCCACGTCTATTTCGGCCAGGTGTGCCAGGCCTCGGCGGATGGCCGCCGCGCCGGTGAGCCGCTCTCCGAGGGCATTTCGCCCGTGCAGGGCGCCGATCGTCAGGGCCCCACGGCCGTGCTGCGCTCCGCGGCGAAGATGGACCACGTGAAGACCGGCGGCACCCTGCTCAACATGAAGTTCACGCCGGGCCTGCTGGAAGGCGAGGGCGGCATCGACCGCCTGCACCACCTGGTGCGCAGCTACTTCAAGATGGACGGCCACCACATCCAGTTCAACGTGGTCACCGCCGCCAAGCTGCGGGAGGCCCAGGCCGATCCCGAGGCGCACCGGGGCCTCATCGTGCGGGTGGCAGGCTACTCCGACTACTTCTGCGATCTGTCCTTGGCCCTGCAGGAGGAGATCATCCGCCGCACTGAACACGAGGCCTTCTCGCAGTGAGGAGGCTGCCCTAGGTGGCGGACTCACCGGGCCCGCGGACCCAGGAGGCCGCGGCGAGCAGCAGCAGGACTCCGGACACCACGCAGATCCACTCCCCCCAGCGCGCATAGGGCGTGGTTCCAGGGCCCAGTGGAAGCACCGCCATCAGAGTGGCTTTGCCTCCATCCGTGCTGGCTGAACCCAGTGAACGGCCGAACGCATCCCAGGCGTCGAGCCGGCCCTCCTGGGCGCAGCGGGCCAACGCAAAGCCGCCTTCCACCGCCCGGAAGCGGGCCATCTGAGCATGGATGGCTTCGGTGCCTGCGAAATCCCAGGCTGGGGCGAGCACCAGACGGGCGTCGGCGCGGCTCAGGCTCCGCGAGGTGTCGGTGAAGTCGAAATCCTTGCAGATGGCCAGCCCGAGGCGGGTGTCCGCAGCTGGCCAGGTAAGTGGTCCAGGCCCCACGGCGTACCCCGCCTCCCAGCCAGGGACCAGGTGGCGCTTGAGAAGGGAGGCGCGGGGCTGTCCCCCGGCGTAGACCCGCGCCACATTCAACTTCAGCGGTCGCCCCATGCCGTTGAGCCCCGCGATGAGAATGGCCTTCGGCGCAGCGGCGGCCAGGCGGCGGTCCACCTCGGCTTCAAAGCTGGGCGTCATGCTCATGGCCTTTTCGGGCAGAACGATGATCTGGGCGCCTCGGGCCGCCAGGGCAGTGGCTTCTGTGGCGAAGCCCGCCACGATGGGGAGGACCCGGTCCGCCTCCTCGTGTCCGATGTCGGCCACGACACGGTCGTCGGCCATAAGGCCCACGCTGAGGCTGGGTGTGATGTTTGTCGTTTGGATACGGAGGAGACCCCCCGTGAGGAGCCACGCGAAAAGGCCCAGGGCAACCCCGCCGTTTCGTCGGGCCTCGGGGCCGGGATGGAGCCGCCATGAGGCCAGAGCGGCGGGCAGGGCGGCCATGGCAAAGAACAGGAGGAAGGGACCACCCCAAGCGAGGGCCTGCAGCAACGGGGTCCAGGTTTGCGTGTAGACGAGCAGGCCCCAGGTGCCGTGAGGGCTGAAGGTGGTGATCAGGGCTGTGAGCAGGGTGAAGCTGGCCGCGAACACCCAGGGGGCCCAGGCTTGGCGGCGTTGTCGGCAGAGCGCGTAAAGGAAGACAGCGAGGGCGAAAGGCAGGGCCATGGCGAGGTGGGCCAGGGCGAAGATGGGCAGGGGGATGACGCTGTGCTCCAGAGGCCACCAGGCGAGGGCACCGAGGCACCAGGCGCCGAAAGCCCAGCCCGCCTCTCGGAAGGGTCCGCCGGTGGGCGCGGCCAGCAGCGCGGGCAAGGGCCAAAGCCAGCCCGCCACCCAGCCGACCGGGCCGTGCCAGGCATAGGCGTAGAGGAGGGCCGAAGCCAGCATGAGCGCGAGGGGGCGGAGGGATCTCATGGGCGCTCCTGCGCAAGGCCGCGCAGAATGTGGTCCAAGTGGCGGTGGAAGCGGCGCTTTAGCTGGGTGGGGGAATCCGAAAGGCGATCCCGAAGGTGGAAGGCAATGAGTCCGTGGAGTTGGGTCCACAGCAGGAAGGTCACTTCCCTTGGATCGTCCGGGCGGAACAAGCCCGAGTCCATGCAGGCCTGCACATCGCCGACGAAGAGGGGGAAGGTGGGCGAGGCGCCGTCGCTGAAATCACGGGGATAACGGCGCACAGGCAGGCCCGGCGTCAGGAACATCAGATCAAAGAGACGGGGATGGGCCAGGGAGTAAGCGAGGGTGCGATCCCAGCGCTCCTTCAGCCGGGCCAGGGGATCGGTGCCCCGAAGGGGACGGAGCAGCACCCGCTTCAGCCTTTCGAAGCCGTATTCGACCATGGCTGCCACCAGGGCTTCCTTGCTGGTGTGGTGGCGGTAGAGGCCCATGGGGCTCAATCCCACCTGCTCCGCCAGACGGCGCATGGAGAGAGCCTCCAGGCCCTCCTCCGCATGGAGGGCGAGGGCGGCGTCGAGGATGTCGGATTTTCGAGTCACGCGTACACTGTACGCGTCCCCCGGATTGATGCAAGTGCTTCAGTCCCGGCTCAGCTTCAGAGCCATGGGCAAGGCCGCCAGCATGGCCAGGGCGCCCACGGCCCAGCCCAGCCGGTAACTGTGATGGCCGATGACCCAGCCCAGGCTGAAGCTGCCCAGGCCGATGCCCGCGTCGAAGGCGAAGAGCAGGGCGCCGAAGGCTGAGCCCCGGCGCTGGGGATCCACGGATTCCAGCAGCTTGGCGTTGAGGAGGGTGTGCAGCATGCTGTAGCCCGCGCCGTAGAGCAGGGCCGCGGCGATGTGTCGTGGCATCCCGCCGGGCAGGAAGGCCAGCAGGGCGAGGCCCGCGAAGGCTCCCAGCAGCATGCCCGGCAGTTTGCGGATGGGCCGCTTGCCGAACCCCCTGCGAAGCATGGCCAGGCGCATGAGGACCATGCCCACGGCCATGAACGATAGGAAGGCCGAGGGTAGCTTCATGCCCAGCGCCAGGCCTTCCTGGGCCGTGTAGCTGCCGATGGCGCCATAGCCCAGGGCGGTGCAAAACAGCACCAGGCAGGGGCCCAGCACCACAACATCGGGCCACTTGAAACCCTCGGCCCGGCCATGGGCGTGATCCGCGGGCAGGGTGGTGCCCAGGGCGCCCAGCAGAAGAAAGAGCAGGGCCAGATACCAGCCAATGGGGGCGAAACCCCAATGCTGGAAGATCCACATGCCCAGCAGGGGCCCCACGATGACGCCACCAGGGCTGGCCAGGCCGTAGAGGCTGAGGCCATCGGCATGGCGATCCTTGGGCAGCACGTGGGAAAGGGAGGCCATGGTGGCTGTGAGCAAGCCCGACCACACGATGCCGTGGGGGAAGGCCAGCAGGTAGAACCCCCAGCGGCTGGGCATCACGGCATAGGCGCCCAGGAACACTGCATAGAGCATGGCGCAGCTGACCACCAGGCGGCGGTGTCCCACGCGGTCACCCAGGGGCCCCGTGAACAAGGCGCCGATGGCGCTGCCCGCCGTGAAGAGGCTCATGAAGCGCCCACTCTCCGCGAGGCTGGCGCCCAGTTCCCGCAGGCGCAGGGGCACCGTGGGGAAGAGCTGGAAGGCGGCGAAGAAGGTGACGAAGGTGAGGGCCCAGACCAGGGCGAAATGGCGAGTCACGAGCCGCGTTTTGGGGTGGAAAAGATTCGTCATGCGGCACCTCCTGTGCCGCACCCTTCGGGCTTCGGCTCTGCCAAAGTGGCACTTCGCTCCTGCTGCGTGCTCATCCCTCCAGGATGCCAGAGGGCGGAGGCTCGGGTGTCATGCCTGCCTCGCGGCTGAGGGAGCGGCGGACGATGCGGCGGGCGGCGGGAATGGACAAGGCCATGAGGGCGGCGCCGAGGGCCCAGCCCCAGCGGAAATTCCGATGCTCCATCACCCAGCCCAGGCCCAGGGCGCCCAGGGCCGTGGCCGCGTCGAAGGCGAAGAAGAGGGCCCCCACGGCGGCGCCCGTGCGCTGGGGCGGCGTGGTGGCGAAGATGTTCATGAGCAGCAGGGTGTGCACCATGCCATATCCCGCGCCGTAGATGAGCCCCGCGAGCAGGTGGCGGGCCATGCCGCCTGGCAGGAGGGCCAGCAGGGCGTAGCCCACCGTGGCCAGGGCAATCATATACGGGAGCAGCCGTACGGGGCGCTTTCCCATGCCCGTGAGCGCCAGCAGGCCGCGGATGGCCATCATGCCGAGAGCGAAGCAGGTGAGGAAGGTGGCGGGCCAGGCCATGCCCAGGGCCTTGGCCTCCTGGGCGCTGTAGGGCGGCATGGGGCCGAAGCCCAGGCCCACCAGCAGCATCACCACCACCGTGCCCCAGACCGCGCGATCAGGCCACTGGAACAGGGCCGCGGGTTCGATCTCTCGGGGGGCCTCGCGGGGCAGGGCGCCGATGAGTCCGTGCAGCACGGCGAACACGCCCGCCAGCAGAATGAGCATCCAGGCGAAGCCCAGGTGGGGCATCAGCCAGAGGCCCACCAGGGGCCCCACGGCCACGCCACCTGGGCCCGTGAGGCCGAAGAGTGACATGCCCTGGGCCCGGTGTTCGGCGGAGAGGATGCCGCCCACCTTGGCCACGGAGGCTGTGCGCAGGGCGGACCAGAGCAGGCCGTGCACCGGCGCCAACAGGTAGAACACCCAGCGCACCTTCAACAGGGCGTAGATCACGAGGATCAGCACCACCGCCAGGGAAGCCACCCGCAGCACCCGCCGCTGGCCCAGGCGGTCGCCCAGGGGTCCTGTGCAGAGGGAGCCGAAACCTGAACCCAGCATGAACGCCGTCTGGAAACGCCCGCTCTCCGCGAGGCTGGCGCCGAGCTCGCGCAGGCGCAGCGGCACCACGGGGAACAGCTGGTAGCCCGCGGCAAAAACCAGGAAGTAAAAGGAACACAACACGATGAAGGGTGCCGTGAAGAACCCCCTGCGCCTCGACTCCCCCGCGACTTCCATCCCTCCAGGATCGCATATGCTGGAGGAACCATCCCGAGGTCCCTATGCAGTTGGATTCCTTCCAATCGGAAGTTGCGCGCATCAAGCAAGGCGGCGCCGCGAAGGCTCATGAGAAAAATGCCGAGACCGGCAAGCTCTTCGCCCGTGAGCGCATCCGCCTGCTGGTGGACGAGGGCAGCTTCATGGAGGATGGCCTCTTCGCCAATGCCCTGGCCAAGGACCTTCCGGCGGATGGCGTCATCACCGGGACGGCCACGGTGAACGGTCGGCCCATGGCCCTCATGGCCAACGACAGCACCATCAAGGCCGGCAGCTGGGGCGCTCGCACGGTGGAGAAGATCATCCGCATCCAGGAAGTGGCCCTGCGGATGAAGGTGCCCATGCTCTACCTGGTGGATAGCGCTGGAGCGCGCATCACCGATCAGCTCGACATGTTCCCGGGCCGTCGTCACGCGGGCACCATCTTCCACATGGAGGTGGCGCTGTCGGGCCTGGTGCCCCAGGTGTGCCTGCTCTTCGGCCCTTCGGCGGCGGGTGGCGCCTACATCCCCGCCTTCTGCGACGTGGTGATCATGGTCGAGGGCAACGCCAGCATGTACCTGGGATCGCCTCGCATGGCGGAGATGGTCATCGGCGAAAAGATCTCGCTGGAGGACCTGGGCGGCGCCCGCATGCACTGCTCCGTGAGCGGCTGCGGCGATTTCCTGGTGAAGACCGAAGCCGAGGCCATCGCCCTCTGCCGCCAGTATCTCGGCTACTTCCCCCAGCACTGCGAAGACGCTCTGCCCGTCGCGGAACCGAAGGCTGTGTCCGCCAAGGCGAAGGACCTGGCCGCCCTAGTGCCTCAGGACATCATGGCCCCCTTCCAGATGAAGGATTTCATCGAGGGCCTTGTGGACGAAGGCAGTTTCCTGGAGGTGAAGAAGCTCTTCGCCGGGGAGATCATCACAGGGCTGGCCCGCATGAATGGCAAGCCCGTGGGCATCCTGGCCAACCAGCCCCGTGTGAAGGGCGGCGTGCTCTTCGTGGACAGCGCCGACAAGGCCACACGCTTCATCACCCTCTGTGATGCGTTCGGCCTGCCGCTGATCTTCCTCAGCGACGTGCCGGGCTTCATGATTGGCAGCGCCGTGGAGAAGCAGGGCATCATCCGCCACGGAGCCAAGATGATCAGCGCCATGGCCAGCTGCAGCACGCCCCGCTTCTGCGTGGTGGTGCGCAAAGCCTACGGTGCGGGCCTCTACGCCATGAGCGGCCCTGGCTTCGATCCCGACGCCACTCTGGCCCTGCCCACGGCCAGCATCGCCGTCATGGGCGCCGAGGCCGCCGTGAACGCCGTGTTCGCCAACAAGATCGCCGAAAAGCCCGAAGCGGAACGCGCCGCGTACGTGCAGCAACTCCGCAACGAGTACAACGAGGACATCGACCTGAAGAAACTGGGTGCCGAGATGCACGTGGATGCCATCGTCGATCCGGCACAGCTCCGGGGTGAACTGATTGCCCGCCTGACTCGCGCCCGGCGTCGGGAAATGTGGCCCGCCAAACGGCGGGCTGTCACTCCAGTCTGAAACGTTTCTTTCTTACTTACCTTCCTTGACCAAGGCTTCTCCGGCGAGGCGCAGGGCTTCGCGCGTCTCGGGTTTACCCGCATTGGGGGAGATCTGCAGCCCCTTGGTTTGGGGACCCACGGCGAACCAGGCGCCCTTGTCGAGCCAGCTGGTGTGGATGGCGGCCAAGGGGGCCCGGCCCGCGCCCTGCACGATGGCGATGGCCGTAGGGGAACCGGGCTTGATGAGGGGGTCGTCCTCCATGAAGAGCACCGCCTGGATGCCCGCTTGGACGCAGAGCTTCCGAACCGACTCCGGCTGAACCTTCTTGGAGCCGTCGATTGGGATCAGCTTGATGTCCAGCCCGTAATCCTTGGAAGCGGAGCCTTCGAATTCCAGCCGGTTCAAGAGCGTGGCGCTCTGATCGTAGAACACGCCGATGGTTCGGGCTTCCGGGAAGGCCTTGGAGAGGACGAAGAGGGCTTGGTCGTAATCCCCAGCCTGGGCCAAGGGCCCCGAGGAGAAGGCCACCAGGGCGGCAGCGAACGAAGTGCGAAGGGGGCTCAGCATCGGATCCTCATAGGGAACCCGTTTTTTCGGCATGGGAACGGGCATTCTTGAGCCCTGATTTCTGAGCCCTGGCGCGCCGGTCCGCCTTCTTTCAGGAGGGGCAATCTCGACCTGCTATGCTCCCCGGGGTTCTCCAGGGAGGCTCACATGTTTCGCCGCGTGGACGATTTCAAGACCATCTGGCAACAGGAGGCGGAAAAAACCTTGGCAGTGCTTGCCGCCATTCCCGATGCGGCGGCCCATCAGGCGGTGGATGCGCAGCACCGGGATTTGCGGCGCATGGCCTGGCATCTGGTGGAAACGGTGCTGGAACTGCCCCAGCACCTGGGCTTGAAGGTGAAGGGCACCGTGGGACTGGGACCCGATGGCCTCATCGCCACGCCGCCTCCACCCACCATGGCCGAGATTGCCGAGGCCTACCGCGTGGCCAGCGATTCCCTGCTGGATCACATCGGCAGCTGGAACAACACCGAACTGGGTCGGAATTTCAACCTCTACGGGGAAACGTGGACCGGGGCCTTCGCGCTGTTCGTACTGGTGACCCACCAGACGCACCACCGCGGCCAGATGACCGTGCTGCTGCGCCAGGCGGGCCTGCACGTGCCCAGCACCTACGGACCGACCAAGGAGGAATGGGCGACCTTCGGCATGGAAGCCCCGAAGGTCTGACCAGGGGCGCGCTCCAGCCTGCCAATCTCCAGCCTCAGATCCACGGCCCGCTTGAGGGCCCTCAGGCCAGTGGAGCGATGCCCCTCCTGGAACAGGTCTCCCAGCAGTCGGGTCAAGCCTTCCGCGTCGGCGAGGGCCTCCCGCCGCTGCGAAGGGGACAGACAGGGTGCCGCCAGGGCCCGGTCGTAAAGCTCACGCGCCAGCCCCACGAGCTCTGTGGCCTTGGGGGGCATCGGTTCCGCGATGAGGCCAGACGGGGGCCATGGTCTGGGAGGGCGGGTGGGCTCAGACATGGTCGCTCCCTAGGCGTTGGGGTGCGGCTTGTCGTTGGGGCGTCCGCCCTTCGCATAGTCCTGGAAGGATTTCTCCCCGATGTCCTTCCACCAGTCTTCATATTCCCGCCAGCCGTGGCGGTGCGGGTGGTGCCTCCGGCCGTGGCCATGGCCGTGGTGAAAGCCACCTACGAGGATCCGGGCCAGGAGAATCAGGCCGACACTCTGCCAGAACGTGATGACCCGCGTTCCCAGCAGGCTCGGCAGGATGTGGTTCCACAGCAGCATGACGACGCCGCCGAACACGATGGCCAGGACGGCCGCCAGGGCGAAGCCTGCCACGATGCGACCGGCCACATGCAGGCCCCCCGGGCGGTGGGAAGGGTGGTGGGAGTGGTGAAAGAACATGGGGGCTCCTAGGAAAGGTTGCGGTAGTCGGAGAGAAGGTCGCGGAGGCGGGCGGTGGCGCGGCTCTTCCGCGAGAGCAGGGTGCCGATGGGTTCATCCCAGTCTTCGGCCAGATCGCGAAAGCTGCGGTCGTCGATCTCGGTGGCCACCCACACGGCGCGCTCCTTCGGACGAAGCTGGCCGAGGGCCCATTGGAGTCGTTGGCGAAGTTGGGACTGTCGGTATTCCTCTTCCGGGGTGGGAATCACGTCTTCAGGACGGATGGAGCGGGGTTCGCCCGCATCCTGGGCGGCGGGATGATCCAGCGAGAGGGTTGGGATGCTGCCCCGCCGGTGGTCGGTGATGCGGTTGGCCAGCGAGCGGTAGAGGTAGGCGGTGAGGTTTTCGATGTCGACGATCACATCGGCGCGACGCAGCAGGTTGTAGGTGACGTCTGAAACGATGTCTTCGGCGTCCATGCCGGAGAAACCTGCCACCTGTCGGCGAACGAAGCCGAGCAGCCGAGCCTTTTCGCGCTCGAACACCTCTGCCAGACGGTTGCTGCCCTCCTCCATGGTGTCTGGCCCCTCCCCTGGTATGGCTCAAATGACTGCTTCCGAACTCCAAGACGGCAGGGTTCTCCTTTTATTGCATCCATCTTCCCGCTGCTCTCACTGAGGTGGACGGTGGGAGGCTATCCTGCGGGGGATCCTACCCGGAGGTTGCCATGCCTTGCCGCGCGCTCCTGCTTTGTTTCGCCACCTTTTTCCTGCAAGCGGCCCTCCCCTCCTACCAGAAGGTGGGTTCGGGCCCTGGTGTGCTGCTGGTCCACGGCTTCGGCGGCAACAAGGAGGTGTGGGCGGGCGTCCTCGGGGAGCTTGCCCGGGATCACACGGTGGTGGCTGTGGATCTTCCCGGCAGCGGCGGCACGCCGGGCCCGCAGGTGCTGGAGGGGCGGGCGGACATGGGCACCGTCGCCCGGGAGCTGGCTGCGCTGGTGCGCAAGGAGGGCTTGGCGCCCTGCCTGGTGGTGGGCCATTCCATGGGCGGGCCCCTCGCGGCCGGTGCGGTGCTGGCCGACCCCAGCGCCTTCCGCGGTCTGCTGCTGGTGGACAGTTTTCTGGGCGCGATTCCCGAGGCCTACATGGAGCCCGTGGCAGTGGCCCTGGCCAAGGATCCCGCACCGACCCTGAGCACCTTCTTCGGCCGCATGACCTCGGGGGCTGCGCAGACGGATCGCCTGGTGGCGGATGGCCTGAAGGTGCCTGTGGCCACGCTTCAGGCCTATCTGCGAGCCATGACGAAGGAGGCCCTGGGTGGTCGCCAAGCCCAGCTGCATCTGCCCGTGCTGCAGCTGGCCGCGGGCCCGCGGGAGGTGGATCCGGCCAAGGAGTCCGCCACCCTCGCGATGTATGGATTCAAGGGGATCCCCGCCTTCCGACTGCTGCACTTCCCCACCGCCAAGCACTGGATCATGTGGGACGCACCCGAATCCTTCCTGATGGCCCTGCGCGCCTTCGAGGCGGGTTTGGGACGCTGAGTTCTTCTCGAAAGCTGAGTGGCACGAGGATGGACAACCGGTTGTGAAGCCGCCCCAGAAGGCCCCTCCCTGGGC
This sequence is a window from Geothrix sp. PMB-07. Protein-coding genes within it:
- a CDS encoding peptide MFS transporter; protein product: MSGTERHPAGLRTLFLTEMWERLGFYILMAILTLYMDQELGWSDTTKGSIYGAFLGLSYFSPLAGGWLGDRILGRVGTVRTGAVLMTLGYASLGCSSRTAIAPFFVGLVLVGVGAGILKANLSVLVGGLYEEQPHLRDAGYNIYYMGINIGAAVAPLVATAMAVRFGSYRISFWIASVGMILAQVFFLQGRRHFPEGAATAAQAGTAEPEMPRAESRRRLLALGGLFLVAMFFWTAFYQNGFAMTLFAQRSTRAYRWLRPETYQFFQPAFILVATPPLLALFAWLKRRDREPSTPGKILSGMLIMGGSMLVMALASRLGGNLDQPLMSPGWLIGAYGIITLAEVLISPMGLSFVSKVAPPRYRGLMMGGWFAATALGSYGSGFLGRSYGRFPHDHYYLLLAGLLGFSAFLTVLMFKRLRSFDGTEAP
- a CDS encoding glycyl-radical enzyme activating protein — protein: MSAGAVPVPAEKGRIFNLQRYSLQDGPGLRTTVFLKGCPLACAWCHNPESQSPAPKLITQESRCIACGTCLDALRPGELPEDRPEQCVDLCPTGARQLLGREVTVDELMEELLRDRLFFDQSGGGVTLSGGEPLMQPGFVLSTLEALRQRGVHTALDTCGLGRREDLLAAAALADVVLFDLKHMDDAQHRHWTGAGNAAILANLEALSQVHGGIWIRVPVIPGVNDDLANLEATARFVAGLPGVRRLDLLPYHSTGAAKFRRLGMDYTLEQVEPPTPERMAGLAALFQAHGITATLGGNP
- the hypD gene encoding trans-4-hydroxy-L-proline dehydratase, which translates into the protein MNERTARLRQESLDAVPSLSSERAELITAFYRQNLGKYAIPVMRARAFHHICRFKTVWIGAGELIVGERGPRPKAVPTYPELTCHTAEDLRILDTRPMTRYRVAPEMIEVYEQEIIPYWQGRSLRDQLFEALPAEWHAAYEAGAFTEFMEQRAPGHTVLDDKIYGKGLRDFQADIACSLALLDFEKDPEAQDKRAQLEAMAISCDALILLAERHADEAEHLAAQEADPLRAGELRRIAQVCRRVPAQAPRDFQEALQYYWFCHQGVITELNGWDAFSPGHLDQHLWPFYQQGLREGSLTKEAARELLECFFVKFNNHTSPSKVGVTAAESGTYTDFANLNLGGLRPDGSDGSNELTDLLLDIIDEMHLLQPSSNMQVSRKTPDATLKHALRVIRNGYGFPSLFNADAVVEEQLRQGKTLEDARAGGCSGCVEVGAFGKEAYILTGYFNLSKMLELALHNGFDPRLGRQLGPQTGEATTFQSFEDLLRAFETQTRHFLDIKIRGNQIIERLYATRMPAPFLSVLTDDCIKAGKDYNAGGARYNNTFIQAVGIGSVTDSLAALQQVVFERGDLALPQLVAVLDRDFSGDEVLRQRLLNKTPKYGNDDDAADEVMVRVFRFLFQAIDGRPNGKGGAYRLEMLPTTCHVYFGQVCQASADGRRAGEPLSEGISPVQGADRQGPTAVLRSAAKMDHVKTGGTLLNMKFTPGLLEGEGGIDRLHHLVRSYFKMDGHHIQFNVVTAAKLREAQADPEAHRGLIVRVAGYSDYFCDLSLALQEEIIRRTEHEAFSQ
- a CDS encoding nitrilase-related carbon-nitrogen hydrolase produces the protein MRSLRPLALMLASALLYAYAWHGPVGWVAGWLWPLPALLAAPTGGPFREAGWAFGAWCLGALAWWPLEHSVIPLPIFALAHLAMALPFALAVFLYALCRQRRQAWAPWVFAASFTLLTALITTFSPHGTWGLLVYTQTWTPLLQALAWGGPFLLFFAMAALPAALASWRLHPGPEARRNGGVALGLFAWLLTGGLLRIQTTNITPSLSVGLMADDRVVADIGHEEADRVLPIVAGFATEATALAARGAQIIVLPEKAMSMTPSFEAEVDRRLAAAAPKAILIAGLNGMGRPLKLNVARVYAGGQPRASLLKRHLVPGWEAGYAVGPGPLTWPAADTRLGLAICKDFDFTDTSRSLSRADARLVLAPAWDFAGTEAIHAQMARFRAVEGGFALARCAQEGRLDAWDAFGRSLGSASTDGGKATLMAVLPLGPGTTPYARWGEWICVVSGVLLLLAAASWVRGPGESAT